One Rhizobium sp. NRK18 genomic window carries:
- the rbsK gene encoding ribokinase produces the protein MSDRKSIVILGIFAADTAYKAKRMPQIAETLIGSGFSLGPGGKGSNQAIAAAKAGGKVTFISRVGNDPFGDMALAAYDAAGVKANVMRMDGVSTGAAFIFVNEDNGDNAIIVAPGAAGMIGKEDVDANRAEIEGAAIFMTQLEQPIEAAIHGLTIAKKAGVTTIFNPAPAQALPDGIYPLCDFIVPNEVEAAGIVGHDVDTDEQAVKAADTLLKRGAKGVVITLGGRGALYHTAGHSEFVPAFSVGKVVDTTGAGDAFLGGFATAIAEGRAAIDAVRFGAATAGIAVTRPGTAPAMPERSEIEALLASA, from the coding sequence ATGAGCGACAGAAAATCAATCGTCATCCTCGGCATCTTCGCTGCCGACACCGCCTACAAGGCCAAGCGCATGCCGCAGATCGCCGAAACCCTGATCGGGTCGGGTTTCTCGCTCGGCCCCGGCGGCAAGGGTTCCAACCAGGCGATCGCCGCAGCCAAGGCCGGTGGCAAGGTCACCTTCATTTCGCGCGTCGGCAACGACCCCTTCGGCGACATGGCGCTCGCTGCCTATGACGCGGCCGGCGTGAAAGCCAATGTCATGCGCATGGACGGCGTATCGACCGGCGCCGCCTTCATCTTCGTCAACGAGGACAATGGCGACAACGCCATCATCGTCGCACCGGGTGCCGCCGGCATGATCGGCAAGGAAGACGTCGACGCCAATCGCGCCGAGATCGAAGGCGCCGCGATCTTCATGACCCAGCTCGAGCAGCCGATCGAAGCCGCCATCCATGGTCTGACGATCGCAAAGAAGGCCGGTGTAACGACGATCTTCAACCCGGCACCCGCCCAGGCCCTGCCGGATGGCATCTACCCGCTCTGCGACTTCATCGTCCCGAACGAGGTGGAAGCGGCCGGCATTGTCGGCCACGACGTCGACACCGACGAGCAGGCGGTCAAGGCGGCGGATACATTGCTGAAGCGCGGCGCCAAGGGCGTCGTCATCACGCTCGGCGGCCGCGGTGCGCTCTACCACACGGCCGGCCACAGCGAATTCGTACCCGCATTTTCTGTCGGCAAAGTCGTCGACACGACCGGCGCCGGAGACGCTTTCCTCGGCGGTTTTGCGACGGCGATTGCCGAAGGCCGGGCCGCAATCGATGCGGTGCGCTTCGGCGCGGCAACCGCTGGCATTGCCGTCACCCGCCCCGGAACGGCCCCGGCCATGCCCGAACGCAGCGAAATCGAAGCGCTGCTGGCCTCCGCATGA
- a CDS encoding RbsD/FucU family protein, translated as MLKGIRAELNGDILQALSNMGHGDYLVVSDTNFPSDSVAHKTRLGKLLTMENIPAPQAIDAILSVLPLDTPLQPSVGRMEVIGKPDEIPGVQAEVQAIVDRVEGKPAPMYPIERMAFYDIARKAYCVIATGEMRFYGCFILTKGVIPAEDVVR; from the coding sequence ATGCTCAAAGGTATAAGGGCGGAACTCAACGGCGACATTCTCCAGGCGCTGAGCAACATGGGCCACGGCGATTATCTGGTCGTGTCGGACACCAATTTCCCGTCCGATTCCGTCGCGCATAAGACGCGGCTCGGCAAGCTCCTGACCATGGAGAACATCCCGGCACCACAGGCGATCGACGCCATCCTGTCCGTCCTGCCGCTCGACACGCCGCTGCAGCCGTCCGTCGGCCGCATGGAAGTGATCGGCAAGCCTGACGAAATCCCGGGCGTCCAGGCGGAAGTCCAGGCGATCGTCGATCGCGTCGAAGGCAAGCCAGCGCCGATGTACCCGATTGAGCGGATGGCCTTCTACGATATCGCTCGCAAGGCCTACTGCGTCATCGCCACCGGAGAGATGCGCTTCTACGGCTGCTTCATCCTCACCAAGGGCGTCATTCCGGCCGAGGACGTGGTGCGATGA
- a CDS encoding LacI family DNA-binding transcriptional regulator, protein MDKIPTVKDVAVEAGVSVGTVSRVLAGEAAVKQALRDKVNDAISTLGYRPNVMARALRTSKTDVIGLIVPDITNPFFGQMAASAEIAASEHKHSLMLGSSHNDHAAERSHMLAFLDRSVRGIIVVAASDSPAVRLKSSVPIISLDRRFGSYPLVSTNHAQAAALVADHLFELGHRRIAYISGPVDTEAGRARRDGFVKRIKALGDTVDLEIFYGKFDYESGEAVARMLLSRPTGQRPTAIAAASDQQAIGALRAARDLGIDIPRELSVTGFDDIHLANLVVPRLTTVHQPTDELARRAVELLFEAKPDPGDEAMSATLVVRGSTGPPAHNHT, encoded by the coding sequence ATGGACAAGATACCCACAGTCAAGGATGTCGCCGTCGAGGCTGGCGTCTCCGTGGGTACGGTCTCGCGGGTGCTCGCCGGCGAGGCCGCCGTCAAACAGGCGCTGCGCGACAAGGTCAATGACGCCATTTCGACGCTCGGCTACCGGCCAAATGTCATGGCAAGGGCGCTGCGCACCAGCAAGACGGACGTCATCGGCCTGATCGTCCCCGACATCACCAACCCGTTCTTCGGGCAAATGGCCGCAAGCGCAGAGATCGCCGCCTCCGAGCACAAGCACTCTCTGATGCTCGGCAGCTCCCACAATGATCATGCCGCCGAGCGCAGCCACATGCTCGCCTTCCTGGATCGTTCCGTGCGGGGCATCATCGTGGTCGCTGCCAGCGACAGCCCCGCCGTCCGCCTGAAATCGAGCGTGCCGATCATCTCGCTCGACCGCCGCTTCGGTAGCTACCCGCTGGTGTCGACCAATCACGCGCAGGCCGCAGCCCTCGTCGCCGATCATCTTTTCGAACTCGGCCACCGGCGGATTGCCTATATCTCCGGCCCCGTGGATACGGAAGCCGGCCGCGCGCGCCGCGACGGCTTCGTCAAACGGATCAAGGCGTTGGGCGACACGGTCGATCTCGAGATCTTCTACGGAAAGTTCGATTACGAATCCGGCGAGGCCGTCGCCCGAATGCTGCTCTCACGGCCCACAGGGCAGCGACCGACCGCCATTGCCGCGGCCAGCGACCAGCAGGCGATCGGTGCCCTGCGCGCCGCCCGCGACCTCGGCATCGACATCCCGCGCGAACTTTCCGTCACCGGCTTCGACGACATTCACCTCGCCAATCTCGTCGTGCCGCGGCTGACCACAGTGCATCAGCCGACGGACGAACTGGCAAGGCGTGCCGTCGAACTGCTTTTCGAGGCAAAGCCGGACCCTGGCGACGAAGCGATGAGCGCAACGCTCGTGGTGCGCGGCTCGACCGGACCGCCCGCCCACAATCACACCTGA
- a CDS encoding carbohydrate ABC transporter permease, whose protein sequence is MASIDLDKFDRGQRLRWWGMRFVVYGLLTLWAIICIFPLFWTVTTSFKTAADVMRGNLVPWLNFHPNWLGWRSLGLSPDTIFATSTVREEFMRRLWNSIIISGTSSALAVVLGSLAAYGLSRFSYKFGYMRNSDISFFFLSQLIMPPVVLALPFLVLYKELALLDTYAGMIAIYTLMVLPIVIWIMRDQFATVPVELEEAALVDGLSIWGAFLRIIVPLVAPGMVAAFILALILCWNEYFFAALLTSTNTNTLPVMIASQTGSQGINWWSMAALSTAGILPLVFVGVLLEKHIIAGMTAGAVK, encoded by the coding sequence ATGGCTTCGATCGATCTCGACAAATTCGACCGCGGCCAGCGCCTGCGCTGGTGGGGCATGCGCTTTGTCGTCTACGGTCTTCTGACCCTTTGGGCGATCATCTGCATCTTTCCGCTGTTCTGGACCGTCACGACCTCTTTCAAGACGGCCGCCGACGTCATGCGCGGCAATCTCGTGCCATGGCTGAACTTCCATCCGAACTGGCTCGGCTGGCGCTCGCTCGGGCTTTCGCCCGATACGATCTTCGCGACCTCCACGGTGCGCGAGGAGTTCATGCGCCGGCTCTGGAACAGCATCATCATTTCGGGAACGTCGTCGGCCCTCGCCGTCGTCCTCGGATCGCTCGCCGCCTACGGCCTCAGCCGCTTCTCCTACAAGTTCGGCTACATGCGCAATTCGGACATTTCCTTCTTCTTCCTGTCGCAGCTGATCATGCCGCCCGTCGTGCTGGCCCTGCCCTTTCTCGTTCTCTACAAGGAACTGGCGCTGCTCGACACCTATGCCGGGATGATCGCCATCTACACCCTGATGGTGCTGCCGATCGTCATCTGGATCATGCGCGACCAGTTCGCCACGGTGCCGGTGGAACTCGAGGAAGCCGCCCTCGTCGACGGTCTGTCGATCTGGGGCGCCTTCCTGCGCATCATCGTGCCGCTGGTGGCGCCGGGCATGGTCGCCGCCTTCATCCTGGCGCTGATCCTGTGCTGGAACGAGTATTTCTTCGCCGCGCTGCTGACCTCGACCAATACCAACACGCTGCCCGTGATGATCGCCAGCCAGACCGGCAGCCAGGGCATCAACTGGTGGTCGATGGCAGCGCTGTCGACGGCCGGCATCCTGCCTCTTGTATTCGTCGGCGTCCTGCTGGAAAAACACATCATCGCCGGCATGACCGCCGGCGCGGTGAAATAG
- a CDS encoding carbohydrate ABC transporter permease has product MSTTEGDLLHTVETGSISRSRRFWGHAALWLSALWLIASFILQASQDLGWTGFGFDNWRPVLYAYFIWAFVLCVTRVVIYGESGKKALFVLPAALFVVSMVVFPLLFALWVGFSNWNLASLTGRQFNGLDNLRQMIADPFYANALLNMVYYCLAIAIEYAIAFGLALLLNQEIVARKFWRVTFLVPLMLSPVAISWMVGKSMLEPRFGPIARFARWLGWENPSFFGDPLTARLSIMIMDAWTFIPFMMIMLLAGLQALPREVLEAAEVDGATKWQRFWQVIFPLMLPVSVTAVMIRIIFKLKLADIIITVTSGGPGGATDSVTSFIYREYRDRSNVGYGTLLALVYLVIIVIGMTGLMKISDRIVRRMTGRL; this is encoded by the coding sequence ATGTCGACAACCGAAGGCGATCTGCTGCACACGGTCGAAACCGGATCCATTTCCAGGAGCCGGCGCTTCTGGGGCCATGCGGCTCTCTGGCTGAGCGCCCTCTGGCTGATTGCCTCCTTTATTCTGCAAGCGTCCCAGGACCTCGGCTGGACCGGGTTCGGCTTCGACAACTGGCGGCCGGTGCTCTACGCCTATTTCATCTGGGCCTTCGTTCTGTGCGTGACCCGCGTGGTCATCTACGGCGAATCCGGCAAGAAGGCGCTGTTCGTGCTGCCTGCCGCCCTCTTCGTCGTCTCGATGGTGGTGTTCCCGCTTCTGTTTGCCCTCTGGGTCGGATTTTCCAACTGGAACCTCGCCTCGCTGACGGGCCGCCAGTTCAACGGGCTCGACAACCTCCGCCAGATGATCGCCGACCCGTTCTATGCCAATGCGCTCCTGAACATGGTCTATTACTGTCTGGCGATCGCCATCGAATACGCGATCGCCTTCGGCCTCGCGCTTCTGCTGAACCAGGAGATCGTCGCCCGCAAGTTCTGGCGCGTCACCTTCCTCGTGCCGTTGATGCTGTCGCCGGTCGCCATCAGCTGGATGGTCGGCAAGTCGATGCTGGAGCCGCGCTTCGGCCCGATCGCACGCTTCGCCCGCTGGCTCGGCTGGGAAAACCCCTCCTTTTTCGGCGATCCGCTGACGGCCCGGCTCTCCATCATGATCATGGACGCCTGGACCTTCATTCCCTTCATGATGATCATGCTGCTCGCCGGCCTGCAGGCCCTGCCGCGTGAGGTCCTCGAGGCTGCCGAGGTCGACGGCGCGACGAAGTGGCAGCGCTTCTGGCAGGTCATCTTCCCGCTGATGCTGCCGGTCTCGGTGACCGCCGTGATGATCCGCATCATCTTCAAGCTGAAGCTCGCCGACATCATCATCACCGTCACCTCCGGCGGTCCGGGCGGCGCCACCGATTCCGTGACCAGCTTCATCTACCGCGAATACCGCGACAGATCGAATGTCGGCTACGGCACGTTGCTCGCACTCGTCTATCTGGTGATCATCGTCATCGGCATGACGGGGCTGATGAAGATTTCGGACCGTATTGTCCGCCGCATGACAGGGAGGCTCTGA
- a CDS encoding extracellular solute-binding protein yields MKVEIYDALMRRHASRRDILRGTASAAALLGVSGAMSGLPGMAFAEDDIRAQILQIPGVGKGSPTDADYQKVGELCLGPTKANVKEGEFAGVELTFMGLNNQNQHNFLFRGFLKSWEAYTGAKINWIDLAQADYNARLQQSIATGTVDFDIIEMGAPFEGDTAGRGLLDEMPDWVGKQIESDDLVDYLKPPVGTWDGKTYRVTIDGDCHTFAYRKDYFGEGSVSGKAEPPKTWQEINEVSKAVIGKTDPLTGLPTYGFLDPLKGWGGFGFYFLEDRATPYVKYPGDAAWLFDPDTMKPLVNNPGWVQAIQDVMDLIAANAYPADQINADPGTTAFSQFLAGTGSMLTWWGDVGAAARTSDTSVVGDVVGFGINRGSDKVYNRKTGAWEEKYNEAPNMAYLGWGIYVTNRVSGDEKKRKAAWSAAAHLGGKDLSLWTSAYPSGFQPYRQSHFKYDEWEKAGYDRAYIEDFLGSNADSYNHPNAAIEPRIPGIFQYYSVAEDELAKGFAGQYKSAQETADAIAAAWEKITDQIGRESQLKLYRASLGL; encoded by the coding sequence ATGAAAGTCGAGATTTACGATGCATTGATGCGCCGTCATGCCAGCCGCCGCGACATATTGCGCGGCACGGCAAGTGCTGCGGCCCTGCTGGGCGTTTCGGGTGCGATGAGCGGCCTGCCGGGAATGGCATTTGCCGAAGACGACATCCGCGCGCAGATCCTGCAGATCCCCGGCGTCGGCAAGGGGTCGCCGACGGACGCGGACTACCAGAAGGTCGGCGAACTCTGCCTTGGCCCGACCAAGGCAAATGTCAAGGAAGGCGAATTTGCCGGCGTTGAACTGACCTTCATGGGTCTCAACAACCAGAACCAGCACAACTTCCTGTTCCGCGGCTTCCTGAAATCCTGGGAAGCCTATACCGGCGCCAAGATCAACTGGATCGACCTGGCGCAGGCCGACTACAACGCCCGCCTGCAGCAGTCGATCGCCACCGGCACCGTCGACTTCGACATCATCGAAATGGGCGCACCCTTCGAGGGCGACACCGCCGGTCGTGGTCTTCTCGACGAGATGCCCGACTGGGTCGGCAAGCAGATCGAATCCGACGACCTCGTGGACTACCTGAAGCCTCCGGTCGGCACCTGGGACGGCAAGACATATCGCGTCACGATCGACGGCGACTGCCACACCTTCGCCTACCGCAAGGACTATTTCGGCGAAGGCTCCGTCAGCGGCAAGGCCGAACCGCCGAAGACCTGGCAGGAAATCAACGAAGTGTCGAAGGCCGTCATCGGCAAGACCGACCCACTCACCGGCCTTCCGACCTACGGCTTCCTTGATCCGCTCAAGGGCTGGGGCGGTTTCGGCTTCTACTTCCTCGAAGACCGCGCAACGCCGTATGTGAAATATCCGGGCGACGCCGCATGGCTGTTCGATCCGGACACCATGAAGCCTCTCGTCAACAATCCGGGTTGGGTTCAGGCGATCCAGGACGTGATGGACCTGATCGCGGCCAACGCCTATCCGGCGGACCAGATCAATGCCGACCCCGGCACCACCGCATTCTCGCAGTTCCTCGCCGGCACGGGCTCCATGCTCACCTGGTGGGGCGACGTGGGCGCGGCCGCCCGCACCTCCGACACCTCGGTCGTCGGCGATGTGGTCGGCTTCGGCATCAACCGCGGCTCGGACAAGGTCTACAACCGCAAGACCGGCGCCTGGGAAGAAAAGTACAACGAAGCCCCGAACATGGCCTATCTCGGCTGGGGCATCTACGTCACCAACCGCGTCTCGGGCGACGAGAAGAAGCGCAAGGCCGCCTGGTCCGCAGCCGCCCATCTCGGCGGCAAGGACCTGTCGCTCTGGACGTCGGCCTATCCGTCCGGTTTCCAGCCCTACCGTCAGTCGCACTTCAAGTATGACGAATGGGAAAAGGCAGGCTACGACCGCGCCTACATCGAGGACTTCCTCGGTTCGAACGCCGACAGCTACAACCACCCGAACGCTGCCATCGAACCGCGCATCCCCGGTATCTTCCAGTACTATTCCGTTGCGGAAGACGAACTGGCGAAGGGCTTTGCCGGACAGTACAAGTCCGCACAGGAGACCGCGGACGCGATTGCCGCTGCCTGGGAGAAGATCACCGATCAGATCGGCCGCGAAAGCCAGCTGAAGCTGTATCGCGCGAGCCTCGGGCTCTGA